The Amblyomma americanum isolate KBUSLIRL-KWMA chromosome 6, ASM5285725v1, whole genome shotgun sequence genome has a window encoding:
- the LOC144095578 gene encoding uncharacterized protein LOC144095578 yields the protein MAFPDLSELVREILRRSNDLRVVPYGDTPRKDDVIRASPPITTLSGVDAAIHPATPPPHGDPPQADNMLKVAYGDLIERGHEHDMDINNYVAYRQFTRWIWGRLGIGHREVIPSCTVSMIRKMFPSGSYTDFKRPKL from the exons ATGGCCTTTCCTGATTTATCCGAGCTCGTTCGCGAGATATTGCGACGGAGTAACGACCTGCGCGTTGTTCCCTATGGGGATACGCCAAGAAAGGACGACGTGATCCGAGCTAGCCCACCAATAACCACTCTGAGCGGCGTTGACGCCGCCATTCATCCAGCTACTCCGCCACCGCACGGTGACCCTCCACAAGCTGACAAT ATGCTGAAAGTCGCATACGGCGATCTTATTGAGAGGGGTCATGAGCACGACATGGATATCAACAA TTACGTGGCGTACCGCCAGTTCACGCGATGGATATGGGGGCGGCTTGGTATTGGGCATCGCGAAGTCATCCCTTCGTGTACTGTGTCGATGATAAGAAAAATGTTCCCATCAGGATCGTACACAGACTTCAAACGCCCGAAACTATAA